One Chryseobacterium sp. StRB126 genomic region harbors:
- a CDS encoding GAF domain-containing protein, with translation MSELKKRLSSILESPKHNTEEKLEKVCHLLDQEISYFNWTGFYFKNGDKDELILGPYVGAPTDHTIIPYGKGICGQVAVSNETFVVPDVHEESNYLSCSIDTKAEIVVPIFKDGKNIGQIDIDSHTINPFTAEDRELLEWLCNEVSKIL, from the coding sequence ATGTCAGAATTAAAGAAAAGACTTTCCTCTATTCTTGAAAGTCCAAAACATAATACAGAAGAGAAGCTTGAAAAAGTTTGTCACCTGCTAGATCAGGAAATCTCTTATTTTAACTGGACAGGTTTCTATTTTAAAAATGGAGATAAAGATGAATTGATCTTAGGCCCTTATGTGGGAGCTCCAACAGATCATACAATTATCCCTTACGGAAAAGGAATCTGCGGTCAGGTAGCTGTTTCCAATGAAACATTTGTAGTGCCTGATGTGCATGAAGAAAGTAATTATTTAAGCTGTTCAATTGATACCAAGGCTGAAATTGTAGTTCCAATCTTTAAAGACGGGAAAAACATCGGCCAAATTGATATTGATTCTCATACAATTAATCCTTTTACGGCTGAAGACAGAGAATTACTGGAATGGCTTTGTAATGAAGTTTCCAAGATTTTGTAA
- a CDS encoding cupin domain-containing protein — protein sequence MSGTVILSEGAEFEHVIREVSKYIHLYIMPFGKDERAFTRIDKREHMYGGNGTVHMIQMFDQKELANNRLAAYMVLLNKGDESGFHTHNERNEEELYVVVHGAGEYRERTGTDGPIRTKTLQKGDITAISSIGYHSIENTGDGPLIMFVITTNNP from the coding sequence ATGTCCGGTACTGTTATATTATCTGAAGGAGCAGAATTTGAACACGTTATACGAGAGGTTTCGAAATACATCCACCTTTACATAATGCCATTTGGAAAGGATGAACGTGCCTTCACGCGCATTGATAAACGTGAACATATGTATGGTGGAAACGGAACTGTGCATATGATACAAATGTTTGATCAGAAAGAACTGGCCAATAATCGTCTGGCAGCTTATATGGTTCTACTGAACAAAGGTGATGAATCTGGCTTTCATACTCATAATGAAAGAAACGAAGAAGAATTGTATGTGGTTGTACATGGAGCCGGAGAATATCGTGAAAGAACCGGAACCGACGGACCAATTCGGACAAAAACACTTCAGAAAGGAGATATTACGGCCATCAGTTCTATAGGCTATCATTCTATTGAAAATACAGGTGATGGGCCTTTAATTATGTTTGTCATCACAACTAACAATCCATAA
- a CDS encoding ABC transporter substrate-binding protein: MKVISLVPSITEALFDLGLTENEVIGRTKFCIHPEEKIKNVPIIGGTKNINIEKIKALQPDLILANKEENIKEQVEALMDDFKVMVTNVETIEDNYYLLKNLGKLLGKEEKAQLFNLKIYEILNQAKLDTPVKAAYLIWKNPYMTIGSDTFIHRILTEIGFENIFKDKTRYPEITPEDLEKADVIMLSSEPFPFKEKHIEELQAFYPEKKIMIVDGEVFSWYGTHIAKCENYFKELLAEIHAMQI; the protein is encoded by the coding sequence ATGAAAGTGATCTCTCTAGTACCATCCATCACAGAGGCATTATTTGATTTAGGCCTTACGGAAAATGAAGTTATCGGGCGAACAAAATTCTGTATCCATCCCGAAGAAAAGATAAAAAATGTTCCTATCATTGGGGGAACAAAGAATATCAATATTGAAAAAATTAAAGCGCTCCAGCCTGATTTAATCCTTGCAAATAAAGAGGAAAATATCAAAGAACAGGTTGAGGCGTTAATGGATGACTTCAAGGTTATGGTAACCAATGTAGAAACTATTGAAGATAATTATTATCTGCTTAAAAATCTGGGAAAGTTGCTGGGAAAGGAAGAAAAAGCCCAACTTTTCAATCTTAAAATCTACGAAATACTTAATCAGGCTAAGCTTGATACTCCTGTAAAAGCAGCTTATCTCATTTGGAAAAACCCTTATATGACCATTGGTTCAGATACGTTTATTCATAGGATACTAACGGAAATAGGCTTTGAAAATATTTTTAAAGACAAAACCCGATATCCTGAAATTACTCCTGAAGATCTGGAGAAAGCTGATGTTATTATGCTGTCTTCTGAGCCATTCCCTTTCAAAGAGAAACATATTGAAGAACTGCAGGCTTTTTATCCCGAGAAAAAGATTATGATTGTGGATGGAGAGGTGTTTTCCTGGTATGGAACACATATTGCGAAATGTGAGAACTATTTTAAAGAATTGCTGGCGGAAATACATGCTATGCAAATATAA
- the mgtE gene encoding magnesium transporter — translation MNSRDELIFNPADIAETLSELPADERLLAFLKVPKEYKAEVFSHLDPDFQEDTIRSIGSDEVSEILNAMTPDDRTALFEDFPDELIKYSINHLNPQERRIALKLLGYNSDSIARLMTPYYIQIRKEWTVKRCLQQIKKVGRKVETMNYLYVVDERNRLIDDLAIGTLLLEEEDTLVSDMTDNHFVAITTTTSKEDAVTYFEKYDRGALPIITEAGVLVGIVTIDDILDQIEQQNTEDIQKFGGLEALDLPYIQTSWTEMIKKRATWLIILFVSEMLTASAMGYFDKEIEKAVVLALFVPLIISSGGNSGSQAATLIIRAMALQEISLKDWWYVMKKEIISGLCLGAILGVIGFIRIMLWQKIGLFDYGQYWVYVGLSVSVSLIAIVLWGTLSGSMIPFVLKKLNLDPATSSAPFVATLVDVTGLIIYFTVAGLFLTGKLL, via the coding sequence TTGAACTCTAGAGACGAACTTATCTTCAATCCCGCCGACATTGCCGAAACTCTCAGCGAACTTCCAGCTGACGAGCGACTGCTTGCGTTTCTGAAGGTACCAAAAGAGTACAAAGCAGAAGTATTCTCTCATCTTGATCCTGATTTCCAAGAAGATACAATCAGAAGTATCGGAAGTGACGAGGTTTCCGAAATTTTGAATGCCATGACTCCTGATGACAGGACGGCCCTTTTTGAGGACTTTCCTGATGAACTGATTAAATATTCCATTAATCATCTTAATCCACAGGAAAGAAGGATTGCCTTGAAGCTATTGGGCTATAATTCTGATTCCATTGCCCGTCTGATGACGCCTTATTACATCCAGATCCGTAAGGAATGGACCGTAAAAAGATGTCTTCAACAGATAAAAAAGGTAGGAAGAAAGGTGGAAACCATGAACTACCTGTATGTAGTGGATGAAAGAAACCGCCTGATTGATGACCTTGCCATCGGAACTTTATTATTAGAAGAGGAAGATACTTTGGTTTCTGATATGACAGACAATCATTTTGTAGCCATCACTACAACAACTTCTAAAGAGGATGCAGTAACCTATTTCGAAAAATATGACCGTGGAGCGCTTCCAATTATTACAGAAGCCGGTGTTTTGGTAGGTATTGTGACAATTGATGACATTCTTGACCAGATTGAACAACAGAATACCGAAGATATTCAGAAGTTCGGGGGATTGGAAGCATTAGACCTTCCTTATATCCAGACATCATGGACGGAAATGATTAAAAAAAGAGCAACATGGCTGATTATTTTATTCGTTTCTGAAATGCTGACTGCTTCAGCAATGGGTTATTTTGATAAAGAAATTGAAAAAGCGGTTGTTCTGGCCTTATTTGTTCCATTGATTATTTCCAGTGGTGGTAACTCAGGATCTCAGGCTGCAACATTGATTATCCGTGCAATGGCCCTTCAGGAGATCAGTCTGAAAGACTGGTGGTACGTAATGAAAAAGGAAATCATCTCCGGTTTGTGCCTGGGTGCTATTCTAGGGGTGATTGGGTTTATCAGAATTATGCTTTGGCAAAAAATAGGCCTTTTCGATTATGGTCAATATTGGGTATATGTAGGATTGAGTGTGTCTGTTTCCCTGATTGCTATTGTGCTATGGGGAACTTTATCAGGTTCAATGATTCCATTTGTTTTAAAGAAGCTAAATCTTGACCCTGCCACATCTTCTGCTCCATTTGTAGCGACATTGGTGGATGTTACAGGATTAATCATCTATTTTACGGTAGCCGGTTTATTCCTAACAGGAAAACTGCTCTAG
- a CDS encoding bacteriocin-like protein, which yields MKNLKKISRETAKQIKGAGLTRCTEHSQCIFGMCCKGVCMEYICFEE from the coding sequence ATGAAAAATCTAAAGAAAATCAGCAGAGAAACTGCAAAGCAAATTAAGGGAGCAGGTCTTACAAGATGTACAGAACACTCACAATGTATTTTCGGAATGTGCTGCAAAGGAGTATGTATGGAATATATCTGTTTTGAAGAATAA
- a CDS encoding bacteriocin-like protein yields MKNLKKLNREAAKQINGGAIARCSNTRPCTIGWCCDGVCSPYMCPIID; encoded by the coding sequence ATGAAAAATTTAAAAAAACTCAACAGAGAAGCAGCAAAGCAAATCAATGGAGGAGCTATTGCGAGATGTAGCAATACAAGACCATGTACAATAGGATGGTGTTGTGATGGTGTTTGCAGTCCCTACATGTGTCCTATAATAGATTAG
- the rpsO gene encoding 30S ribosomal protein S15 → MYLTTDKKQEIFAQHGKSAQDTGSAEGQIALFTFRINHLSQHLKANRHDFNTERSLVKLVGKRKSLLDYLKKKDIARYRAIIAALGLRK, encoded by the coding sequence ATGTACTTAACAACAGACAAAAAGCAGGAAATTTTCGCACAACACGGAAAATCTGCACAGGACACAGGAAGCGCAGAAGGACAAATCGCTCTTTTCACTTTCAGAATTAATCACTTATCTCAGCACTTAAAGGCTAACCGTCATGATTTCAACACAGAGAGATCTCTAGTGAAATTGGTAGGTAAGAGAAAAAGTTTACTAGATTACCTTAAGAAAAAAGATATCGCAAGATATAGAGCAATTATTGCTGCATTAGGACTAAGAAAATAA
- a CDS encoding DUF4260 domain-containing protein, with translation MKIQLKLEYAAFLALGVLAFSQTGYSWWWFAGLFLAPDISMLGYTVNNKAGAFCYNLFHHFGVAILVYLAGTALSLPYLQMIGAILFSHSAFDRILGYGLKYPDSFQNTHLGKIGKKME, from the coding sequence ATGAAAATCCAATTAAAACTTGAATACGCAGCTTTTTTAGCCTTAGGAGTTCTAGCTTTTTCACAAACAGGATATTCTTGGTGGTGGTTTGCGGGGTTATTTCTTGCTCCTGATATTTCCATGCTGGGATATACAGTTAATAATAAGGCAGGAGCATTTTGTTACAATCTTTTCCATCATTTTGGCGTAGCAATTCTTGTTTATCTTGCCGGAACCGCATTATCCCTACCCTATTTACAAATGATTGGAGCCATTTTATTTTCACACTCTGCATTTGATAGGATCTTAGGCTATGGATTGAAATATCCGGATAGTTTCCAGAATACGCATTTAGGAAAGATTGGGAAGAAAATGGAATAA
- a CDS encoding sugar MFS transporter has product MNKEVQTQSRNYTVPLITITLLFFMWGFITCMNDILIPYLKQLFKLTFFESMLVQFCFFGAYFIGSLIYFLISISKGDPINKVGYKKGILFGIGLAALGCILFYPAATFSYYPLFLGALFILGLGFTVLQITANAYVSLLGSEESASSRLNMTQAFNAFGTTIAPVLGGHLIFELFSEPDGTFSAVATRIPYLIFAAILLLVGLLISRVKLPSFQTETEETVLGWGALKFNHLKFGVFAMFCYVGGEVAVGSFIISFLEETMKFNEAISKNYLSLYWGGAMIGRFLGAISLNQSISQAKKAILMLGTATLVFLVIFSIVNLSFEQISFFLVFILLNFAAFFVGKAAPARTLSIFAAINVILLISTMVNHGEMAMYSVLGIGIFNSIMFSNIYTLAISGLGKYTSQGSSLVVMAILGGAIVPIFQGYLADQFGVQHSFIIPVFCYLVILIFGAYCTKYLGHVETTEAKSGH; this is encoded by the coding sequence ATGAATAAAGAAGTACAAACTCAGAGCAGGAATTACACGGTTCCATTAATTACCATCACCCTGCTGTTTTTTATGTGGGGATTCATCACCTGCATGAATGATATTTTGATCCCCTATCTGAAACAACTCTTCAAACTCACCTTTTTCGAATCCATGCTGGTACAGTTCTGTTTCTTCGGAGCTTACTTTATCGGATCTCTGATTTATTTTCTGATTTCGATTTCTAAAGGTGACCCCATCAACAAAGTGGGATATAAGAAAGGAATTTTGTTCGGAATCGGCCTGGCAGCATTAGGCTGTATCCTGTTTTACCCGGCAGCAACGTTCTCTTATTATCCATTATTTCTGGGAGCTCTATTCATTCTGGGATTAGGATTTACGGTTTTACAAATCACGGCCAATGCTTACGTTTCATTACTTGGTTCAGAAGAATCAGCATCCAGCCGATTGAATATGACCCAAGCTTTCAATGCTTTCGGAACAACGATTGCTCCGGTATTGGGTGGACATTTAATTTTTGAATTATTTTCTGAGCCGGACGGAACTTTCAGTGCAGTAGCCACCAGAATTCCTTATTTGATCTTCGCAGCAATTCTTCTATTAGTAGGATTATTAATTTCAAGGGTAAAGCTTCCATCATTTCAAACAGAGACTGAAGAAACCGTACTGGGTTGGGGTGCTTTGAAATTCAACCACTTAAAATTCGGAGTTTTTGCTATGTTTTGCTATGTTGGCGGTGAAGTCGCTGTAGGAAGTTTCATCATCAGTTTTCTTGAAGAAACCATGAAATTTAACGAAGCAATCAGTAAAAATTATCTTTCCTTATATTGGGGAGGAGCCATGATCGGGCGTTTCTTAGGAGCTATTTCACTAAATCAGTCTATTAGCCAGGCTAAAAAAGCAATATTGATGTTAGGTACCGCAACATTAGTTTTCCTGGTAATTTTCAGTATTGTAAACCTTAGTTTTGAACAAATTAGCTTCTTCTTAGTATTTATATTACTAAATTTCGCAGCTTTCTTTGTAGGCAAAGCGGCTCCGGCAAGGACCCTTTCTATTTTTGCAGCCATCAATGTTATTCTATTGATTTCAACTATGGTTAACCATGGAGAAATGGCAATGTACAGTGTATTAGGAATCGGAATTTTCAACTCCATCATGTTCTCTAATATCTATACTTTAGCCATTTCAGGATTAGGAAAATATACAAGTCAGGGTTCATCCTTAGTAGTAATGGCAATTTTGGGAGGCGCTATTGTTCCCATTTTCCAGGGTTATCTTGCTGATCAGTTTGGAGTACAGCATTCATTTATTATTCCTGTATTCTGCTACTTGGTGATTTTAATTTTCGGAGCTTACTGTACCAAATATCTTGGTCATGTAGAAACTACTGAGGCTAAATCAGGACATTAA
- a CDS encoding polyribonucleotide nucleotidyltransferase — translation MSIPQAFTEMITLADGREITIETGKLAKQADGSVVVKMGGTMLLATVVANKEANPGVDFLPLTVDYREKFYAGGRIPGNFFRREARPSDQEILTMRLVDRVLRPLFPEDFHAEVQVMISLISYDGKTIPDDLAGLAASAAIAITDIPFNGPMSEVRVVRFDGQLSINPSYEELKNSELDIMVGATKDSIVMVEGEMKEISEQEMLEAINFGHAEIKKQIEAQERLAEKVGKAFPKREYSHENHDEEIREKVWKETYDKVYEVARTPSGKEERGEKFKAVREEFLAQYADNEEELERVTPFVKVYYHDVEKEAMRQMILEDNIRLDGRDPQTIRPIWSEIDYLPGAHGSAVFTRGETQSLTAVTLGSVKDANMVDSVITQHDEKFFLHYNFPPFSTGEARPLRGTSRREVGHGNLAQRALQAVIPVENPYTIRIVSDILESNGSSSMATVCAGTLALMDAGVQITKPVSGIAMGLITDAKSGKFTVLSDILGDEDHLGDMDFKVTGTADGITACQMDIKIQGLSMDIMEKALMQARDGRLHILNKITETISEPRADVKPHAPKMVVMEIAKDFIGAVIGPGGKIIQQMQKDTDTVIAIEEIGEIGRIEIAGTDREKINAAIAKINEITFVPVVGEVYKGKVVKVMDFGAFVAIAKGTEGLLHISEIEWARLDKVPYAEGDEVEVKFMGYDDRKKMKLSRKVLLPRPERPERSERPEGQGRPDGQRRPDGQRRPDGQRRPEGQKPQAEKPAEDQTPSTEA, via the coding sequence ATGAGTATACCTCAAGCGTTTACAGAAATGATTACTCTTGCTGATGGCAGAGAAATCACTATTGAAACAGGGAAATTAGCAAAGCAGGCTGACGGATCTGTGGTAGTAAAAATGGGTGGAACAATGCTTTTAGCAACTGTTGTGGCCAATAAAGAAGCAAATCCTGGTGTAGATTTTTTACCTTTAACAGTAGATTATAGAGAAAAATTCTATGCAGGTGGAAGAATTCCTGGAAACTTCTTCCGTAGAGAAGCAAGACCTTCTGATCAGGAAATTTTAACAATGAGATTGGTAGACCGAGTATTGCGTCCACTTTTCCCTGAAGATTTCCATGCTGAAGTTCAGGTAATGATTTCTTTAATTTCTTATGATGGAAAAACAATTCCTGATGATTTAGCTGGTTTAGCAGCTTCTGCAGCCATTGCAATTACCGATATCCCTTTCAACGGACCTATGTCTGAAGTAAGAGTTGTAAGATTTGACGGACAACTTTCTATCAATCCAAGTTATGAAGAATTGAAAAATTCTGAATTAGATATTATGGTTGGAGCTACTAAAGACTCCATCGTAATGGTAGAAGGAGAAATGAAAGAAATTTCTGAGCAGGAAATGTTAGAAGCTATTAATTTTGGTCACGCTGAAATTAAAAAGCAAATCGAAGCTCAGGAGAGATTAGCAGAAAAAGTAGGTAAAGCTTTTCCTAAAAGAGAGTACTCTCACGAAAATCACGACGAAGAAATTCGTGAAAAAGTATGGAAAGAGACTTACGATAAAGTATATGAAGTAGCAAGAACTCCATCTGGAAAAGAGGAGAGAGGAGAGAAATTCAAAGCAGTTCGTGAAGAATTCTTAGCTCAATATGCTGATAATGAAGAAGAGTTGGAAAGAGTAACACCTTTCGTAAAAGTATATTATCATGATGTAGAGAAAGAAGCTATGCGTCAGATGATCCTTGAAGACAATATCCGTCTTGACGGTCGTGATCCTCAGACCATCCGTCCGATCTGGTCAGAAATTGACTACCTTCCGGGAGCTCACGGTTCTGCAGTGTTTACAAGAGGTGAAACTCAGTCTTTAACAGCCGTAACTTTAGGTTCTGTAAAAGATGCTAACATGGTAGACAGCGTAATTACGCAACACGACGAAAAATTCTTCCTACATTATAACTTCCCTCCATTCTCAACGGGTGAAGCTAGACCTTTAAGAGGAACTTCAAGAAGAGAAGTAGGACATGGTAACCTTGCTCAAAGAGCATTACAGGCAGTTATTCCTGTAGAAAATCCATATACAATCAGAATTGTTTCTGATATCCTTGAGTCTAACGGTTCATCTTCAATGGCAACAGTTTGTGCAGGAACATTAGCGTTAATGGATGCTGGGGTACAGATTACAAAACCTGTTTCCGGTATTGCAATGGGATTGATCACAGATGCAAAATCAGGTAAATTCACTGTACTTTCTGATATCTTAGGAGATGAAGATCACCTTGGAGATATGGACTTCAAAGTAACAGGTACTGCAGACGGTATCACTGCTTGTCAGATGGATATCAAAATTCAGGGACTTTCTATGGATATCATGGAAAAAGCTTTGATGCAGGCAAGAGACGGAAGATTACACATTTTAAATAAAATTACTGAAACTATTTCTGAACCAAGAGCAGATGTGAAGCCTCATGCTCCGAAGATGGTTGTAATGGAGATCGCGAAAGACTTCATTGGTGCTGTAATCGGGCCTGGTGGAAAAATTATTCAACAGATGCAGAAAGATACAGATACCGTTATTGCTATTGAAGAAATTGGTGAGATCGGACGTATTGAGATTGCAGGAACAGACAGAGAAAAGATCAATGCTGCTATTGCTAAGATCAATGAAATTACTTTCGTACCGGTTGTAGGTGAAGTTTACAAAGGTAAAGTAGTGAAAGTAATGGATTTCGGAGCTTTCGTTGCGATTGCTAAAGGAACAGAAGGTCTTCTTCACATTTCTGAAATTGAATGGGCTCGTTTAGACAAAGTTCCTTATGCTGAAGGTGATGAAGTAGAAGTTAAATTTATGGGGTACGATGATCGTAAGAAAATGAAGCTTTCTCGTAAAGTTCTTTTACCAAGACCTGAAAGACCTGAAAGATCTGAAAGACCAGAGGGGCAAGGTAGACCAGATGGACAAAGAAGACCAGACGGACAAAGAAGACCTGATGGACAGAGAAGACCGGAAGGACAAAAACCACAAGCTGAAAAACCGGCTGAAGATCAAACCCCTTCTACTGAAGCTTAA
- a CDS encoding TonB-dependent receptor: MTRIFSLLFLWLLLLFTSVLSAQTTQNFSLSGSIKSDKAEQMEINLLGTDNTLIKTEIADANGKFGFNDLKGGTYHLKINKNGSEVYHSDNISLTDNTTLPSIDLAVKSIEGVTITKAKPMIERQDGKMIMNVENSIASTGNSAFEVLEKAPGISIDNNDNISLRGKGNLLIQIDGKNTPMTGSDLANYLKGIPSSTIDKIEFITNPSSKYDAAGSSIINIKLKKEQRKGTNGSISTSLGTGKYIKNNNSFSINHRNKKINIFGNYSFAYREAYNGLVLDRNFYENNNFKKAYIQDNYLKFRFNSHIAKAGMDYDLNDKNVLGFSVGLVSNKFNVNGDNSNVTLGSNRLPESTFTTANVSNDRWTNFSFNLNHKYTIDSLGSEISTDFDYINYANSSLQSFDTKTHEIDSGEDNLDIIKGDMNGKLNIYSLKSDLNKNFKDEWKLETGIKTSFVKTDNDLKFFNASSGSLIPDLSKTNHFIYEENINAVYGNVSKKWEKFKATAGLRMENTNVKGTQLTTNQVNKRNYTQLFPSAVFSYDLTDKSNLEVNFSRRITRPSYNQLNPFKFYLDPTTLKAGNPDLNAQTTMNYELTYSLSNKYFATLSYSKTSNNITDILKPVAENGQIVTVQTIENLNSVSYFGLYLIAPVKVTQWWDMNNSANFYYGSYTGNISGTQINNKGNFTFNINSINSFKLGNGFTAELTGNYKAREIYAYLDVSPNWYLNIGAQKKFKNNSTLKFSFTDMFFTSNIKGQTVYNDYLENFAVKRDTRVVTLSYTYNFGSSKNGQPRKTGGAEDLKQRIGS; this comes from the coding sequence ATGACCAGAATATTTTCACTCTTATTTCTTTGGTTGCTGCTGCTGTTCACCAGCGTACTATCAGCCCAGACAACGCAGAATTTTTCCCTGTCAGGAAGTATCAAGTCTGACAAAGCAGAACAAATGGAAATTAACCTTTTGGGTACTGATAATACATTGATTAAAACAGAAATTGCAGACGCTAATGGAAAATTCGGATTCAATGATCTTAAAGGTGGAACCTATCACCTAAAAATCAACAAAAACGGATCTGAGGTTTACCATTCAGACAATATTTCATTAACAGATAACACTACTCTTCCTTCTATTGATCTTGCTGTAAAATCTATTGAAGGAGTAACGATCACCAAAGCCAAACCTATGATTGAAAGACAGGATGGTAAAATGATTATGAATGTAGAAAACAGTATTGCCAGCACCGGAAATTCTGCCTTTGAAGTCTTGGAAAAAGCTCCTGGAATCAGTATTGACAACAATGACAACATCAGTCTCCGGGGAAAAGGAAATCTCCTGATCCAGATTGACGGCAAAAACACCCCGATGACCGGAAGTGATCTTGCCAATTATCTTAAAGGGATCCCGTCCTCCACCATTGATAAAATAGAATTCATCACCAATCCTTCATCAAAATATGATGCAGCCGGATCTTCGATCATTAATATCAAGCTTAAAAAAGAGCAGAGAAAAGGCACAAACGGCAGTATTTCAACCTCTTTGGGTACGGGAAAATATATAAAAAACAACAACAGCTTCAGCATCAACCACCGAAATAAAAAAATCAATATTTTCGGGAATTACAGCTTTGCATACAGAGAAGCTTACAACGGACTGGTTCTGGACAGAAATTTTTATGAAAACAATAATTTCAAGAAAGCCTACATACAGGATAATTATCTGAAATTCAGATTCAACAGTCATATAGCCAAAGCAGGAATGGATTATGATCTGAATGATAAAAATGTACTGGGATTTTCCGTAGGTTTGGTTTCTAACAAGTTCAATGTCAATGGAGATAATTCCAACGTGACATTGGGTAGTAATCGCCTTCCGGAAAGCACATTCACAACGGCAAACGTTTCCAATGACCGCTGGACCAACTTTTCATTCAACCTTAACCATAAATATACGATCGATTCTTTAGGTTCTGAAATCTCTACTGATTTTGACTACATTAACTACGCCAATTCTTCTTTGCAAAGTTTTGATACCAAAACGCATGAAATAGATAGTGGAGAGGATAATCTGGATATCATTAAAGGGGATATGAATGGAAAACTTAATATCTACTCCTTAAAATCTGATCTAAACAAGAATTTTAAAGATGAATGGAAACTGGAAACAGGAATTAAAACCAGCTTTGTAAAAACAGATAATGATCTGAAATTCTTCAATGCCAGCTCCGGCTCTCTTATCCCTGATCTTTCTAAAACCAACCATTTTATTTATGAAGAAAATATTAATGCTGTGTATGGGAATGTTTCTAAAAAATGGGAAAAATTTAAAGCTACAGCAGGTTTAAGAATGGAAAATACCAATGTAAAAGGAACTCAGCTTACCACCAATCAGGTGAACAAAAGAAATTATACGCAATTATTTCCAAGTGCTGTTTTTTCTTATGATCTGACGGATAAAAGCAACCTTGAAGTCAATTTCAGCAGAAGAATCACAAGACCAAGCTACAACCAGCTGAATCCTTTTAAGTTTTATCTTGATCCAACCACGCTGAAAGCAGGAAACCCTGACCTGAACGCACAAACCACTATGAATTATGAGCTGACATATAGCCTGAGCAATAAATATTTTGCGACTTTAAGCTACAGCAAAACCTCAAACAATATCACGGATATTCTTAAACCTGTGGCAGAAAATGGGCAGATAGTTACCGTACAAACTATTGAAAACCTCAATTCTGTATCTTATTTCGGGTTATATCTCATTGCTCCTGTGAAAGTAACCCAATGGTGGGATATGAACAACAGCGCTAATTTCTACTATGGTTCCTACACCGGAAATATTTCAGGAACACAGATTAATAATAAAGGGAATTTCACCTTCAATATCAACAGTATCAATTCATTCAAACTTGGAAATGGTTTCACTGCTGAACTGACTGGAAATTATAAGGCAAGAGAAATATATGCTTATCTGGATGTGAGCCCGAACTGGTATCTGAATATCGGTGCCCAGAAGAAATTTAAAAATAATAGTACTCTGAAATTTTCTTTCACAGATATGTTCTTTACAAGCAACATAAAAGGACAAACCGTTTATAATGATTATCTCGAAAACTTTGCCGTAAAAAGAGATACGCGCGTGGTGACGCTTTCTTATACTTACAATTTTGGTTCTTCTAAAAACGGACAGCCGAGAAAAACCGGAGGCGCTGAAGATCTAAAACAGAGAATAGGAAGCTAG
- a CDS encoding MarR family winged helix-turn-helix transcriptional regulator, producing the protein MEKLNSIIFYNIDKAIRAYRNYAQRQLKARGFTITIDQWLIIKAILENPGITQNEIGDLVFKDNASVTRIIDLMVKSEYIKRQIHPDDRRKTDLEVTDSGKKVIKEVQNIVENNREVALKGVSKDELEMMYSALLKISENCLTPKK; encoded by the coding sequence ATGGAAAAATTAAATTCAATTATATTCTACAACATAGATAAAGCCATCAGAGCCTATAGAAACTATGCACAACGCCAACTGAAAGCCCGTGGTTTTACCATCACTATCGATCAGTGGTTGATCATCAAAGCAATTCTGGAAAACCCGGGAATTACCCAAAATGAAATTGGTGACCTTGTTTTTAAGGACAATGCTTCTGTGACGAGAATTATTGATTTAATGGTAAAATCCGAATATATCAAAAGGCAAATTCATCCTGATGACCGTAGAAAAACAGATCTGGAAGTAACAGATTCCGGAAAAAAGGTCATCAAAGAGGTTCAAAATATTGTTGAGAACAACCGTGAGGTTGCTTTGAAAGGAGTCTCCAAGGATGAGCTTGAAATGATGTATTCTGCTTTACTCAAAATTTCAGAAAACTGTCTCACCCCTAAAAAATAA